A genomic stretch from Ureibacillus composti includes:
- the proC gene encoding pyrroline-5-carboxylate reductase, with the protein MQKVIFIGAGSIAEALIQGWVEQEVVPCKQIYVTNRFHFERLEYLSSCYGTQILQDKNEIYDADLIILAVKPKDAKTAMQSIKPYISPNASILSVMAGISINTIENELGNRPIARVMPNTSATIGMSASGVAFNQDATDIQKHTFLQMLEAIGIVIEVEEDKLHAVTALSGSGPAYLYYLLEAWESVGTEFGLSKEEVRTLMIQTIAGSAAMLQSVKEEPTILRQKVTSPGGTTEAGIRALESNHFKEAIFACIKSAEARSRELAKGV; encoded by the coding sequence ATGCAAAAGGTTATTTTTATTGGTGCTGGATCAATTGCAGAAGCTTTAATTCAAGGCTGGGTAGAACAGGAAGTTGTACCTTGTAAACAGATTTATGTTACGAATCGTTTTCATTTCGAGAGATTGGAATATTTAAGTTCGTGTTATGGAACTCAAATTTTACAGGATAAGAATGAAATTTACGATGCAGATTTAATTATTTTGGCAGTCAAACCTAAAGATGCAAAAACAGCTATGCAATCAATTAAACCATATATTTCTCCAAATGCATCGATACTATCTGTTATGGCAGGGATTTCCATTAATACAATTGAAAACGAATTAGGAAATCGACCAATCGCAAGGGTTATGCCAAATACATCAGCAACAATCGGCATGTCAGCAAGTGGCGTTGCCTTTAACCAAGATGCGACAGATATACAAAAGCATACTTTCCTTCAAATGCTAGAAGCAATTGGAATTGTCATAGAGGTTGAGGAAGATAAACTTCATGCGGTTACTGCCCTATCAGGTAGTGGACCTGCATATTTGTACTACTTACTAGAAGCATGGGAAAGTGTTGGGACAGAATTTGGATTATCAAAAGAAGAGGTTCGAACATTAATGATTCAAACCATTGCAGGGTCTGCAGCGATGCTTCAATCTGTAAAAGAAGAACCAACAATTTTACGACAAAAGGTTACAAGCCCTGGCGGAACAACAGAAGCTGGTATTCGCGCCTTAGAGAGCAACCACTTTAAAGAAGCCATTTTTGCTTGTATTAAGAGCGCTGAAGCGAGATCTCGAGAATTGGCTAAAGGTGTATAA
- the namA gene encoding NADPH dehydrogenase NamA, which yields MALLFKPFTIRNLELKNRIVMSPMCMYQAKNDGYVTDFHLTHYTSRAVGQVGLIIVEATGVVPEGRITENDLGIWSDDHIVGLSRIVTNVNAYGAKAGIQLAHAGRKATVRDDIYSPSAIAFNDQYKTPIEMTKDDIAHVVDAFTKATVRAKKAGFEFIEIHGAHGYLINQFLSPLTNKREDEYGGAAENRYRVLREVLDAVRSVWDGPISVRVSANEYVENGLTAEDYIQFARWMKSQDVDLIDVSSGGVVPAHVESFPLYQVPFSETIRNGAEIKTGAVGIITTGKEAEDILQQEKADLILLGRELLRDPYFPYRAAQQLGVHLEAPNDSYRRGWHQ from the coding sequence ATGGCTTTGTTATTTAAACCTTTTACTATTAGAAATCTAGAATTAAAAAACAGAATTGTCATGTCTCCTATGTGTATGTATCAAGCAAAAAATGATGGTTATGTAACGGACTTTCATCTAACCCATTATACTTCACGTGCAGTTGGCCAAGTCGGGTTAATTATTGTTGAAGCAACAGGAGTTGTTCCAGAAGGAAGAATAACTGAAAATGATTTAGGTATATGGAGCGATGATCATATTGTAGGATTATCCCGTATCGTAACAAACGTAAACGCGTATGGTGCTAAAGCTGGTATCCAATTAGCACATGCGGGAAGGAAAGCTACAGTAAGAGATGATATTTATTCCCCATCCGCGATTGCATTTAATGATCAATATAAAACACCAATCGAAATGACAAAAGACGATATTGCACATGTGGTAGATGCATTCACAAAAGCAACTGTGCGTGCAAAAAAGGCTGGTTTTGAATTTATAGAAATTCATGGCGCACATGGGTATTTAATTAACCAATTTTTATCTCCATTAACAAATAAAAGAGAAGATGAGTATGGTGGAGCTGCTGAAAATCGATACCGAGTTCTTCGCGAAGTACTTGATGCAGTGCGTTCAGTGTGGGATGGTCCTATATCAGTACGTGTCTCAGCAAATGAATATGTGGAAAATGGGCTAACAGCCGAAGACTATATTCAATTTGCAAGATGGATGAAGTCGCAAGATGTGGACCTAATCGACGTAAGTTCTGGTGGTGTTGTTCCAGCACATGTTGAATCATTCCCGCTTTATCAAGTTCCATTTTCTGAAACCATTCGAAATGGTGCTGAAATTAAAACAGGTGCGGTCGGGATTATTACGACAGGGAAAGAAGCAGAAGATATTTTACAACAAGAGAAGGCTGATTTAATTTTATTAGGGCGTGAATTATTACGTGATCCTTATTTCCCTTACCGAGCAGCTCAACAATTAGGAGTACACCTTGAAGCTCCAAATGATTCATATAGACGCGGGTGGCATCAATAA
- the rnz gene encoding ribonuclease Z encodes MQLQFLGTGAGMPSKERNTSSLALKLLEERGTIWLFDCGEATQHQILHTTIRPRKIEKIFITHLHGDHIFGLPGLLSSRSFLGGQDLLTIYGPKGLQEWILASLDVTKTHLTYPIKFIEVQEGVLFEDEQFVVHALELEHVIPCFGFRIEQKPLPGELLVEKAIELGVPKGPLLGKLKNGESVTLDDGTIVNSHDVTAPPKKGFTVTILGDTKYCHSAKELSKDADIVVHESTFDELTENLAGSYGHSTNIDAAKIALESGAKHLILNHISARFLPHDINRLLSDAREVFPSVFIAKDFSNFDWKNGDLFD; translated from the coding sequence ATGCAGCTTCAATTTTTAGGTACAGGCGCTGGAATGCCTTCAAAAGAACGGAATACAAGTTCATTGGCATTAAAGTTATTAGAAGAACGGGGTACAATTTGGCTTTTTGACTGTGGGGAAGCAACACAACATCAGATTTTACATACAACCATTCGCCCTAGAAAAATTGAAAAAATATTTATTACCCACCTTCATGGTGACCATATTTTTGGACTACCGGGCCTTCTTAGCTCGCGTTCGTTTTTAGGAGGACAAGATCTTCTCACTATTTACGGCCCAAAAGGATTGCAAGAGTGGATTCTTGCTTCGCTAGATGTAACAAAAACTCATTTAACGTATCCAATCAAGTTTATTGAAGTTCAGGAGGGAGTACTGTTTGAAGATGAACAATTTGTAGTCCATGCACTTGAACTAGAGCATGTGATTCCTTGTTTTGGCTTCCGTATTGAACAAAAACCATTACCAGGAGAATTATTAGTTGAAAAAGCAATTGAGCTTGGAGTTCCTAAAGGTCCTCTTTTGGGGAAATTGAAAAATGGGGAAAGCGTTACACTTGACGATGGAACTATCGTTAATAGTCACGATGTCACAGCGCCACCGAAAAAGGGCTTTACGGTTACGATCTTGGGTGATACAAAATATTGTCATAGTGCAAAAGAGTTAAGTAAGGATGCGGATATTGTTGTGCATGAATCAACGTTTGATGAATTAACTGAAAACCTTGCAGGTAGCTATGGTCATTCAACAAATATTGATGCTGCAAAAATAGCTTTAGAGAGCGGGGCAAAGCATCTAATCTTAAATCATATTAGCGCACGTTTCCTTCCGCACGATATAAATAGGTTACTTAGTGATGCAAGAGAGGTTTTCCCTAGCGTATTCATTGCAAAGGACTTTTCAAATTTTGATTGGAAAAATGGGGATTTATTTGATTAA